The Bombus huntii isolate Logan2020A chromosome 1, iyBomHunt1.1, whole genome shotgun sequence genome contains a region encoding:
- the LOC126871922 gene encoding uncharacterized protein LOC126871922 isoform X2: MDCSEEELTKINVFRLNILIPLMEILDVYASFKEELSPDEFCIRLFVNEGSREKCKPHHDPVMERFKNIEEFKALSVSLQNVIIDLFMNIVRYTVFLDSISKDYLDKQNCRNYNDLSQTIVFVYILSYRICSLFFEDSIDCFVRFKVKKMLSLVVYLLRTETPNLFHEKGCLTFEEDFVEGNLVLPFLEATPCLEKLQQQLKQHIRNTKIPKKESTTPVFMNVLNRPRTGLKVPPGTPEPVEVKQTAASTLRECARVINMEEKEIKRLKALAEGGTDPASILKFQEERRQQQKEEELLKIQEKHLLALLSRENAFIAKQSLLNDVKAHAESVRKEKQELYDKLEKWRENHNREMMEIVVKCREVEQASREAFNAMVDEKRQKAAEVTEESRQLKAQLVKQREEETGRKIKLIQKIKTLQSLRALPSIKDFDPTESSGLGLLCEMSLAELKERLFWTKMKLDEETKERKSVIYRERERQKNLINETRKALEEYKASKLVVKLLHIANYLRRAVFPAKSRQRLQPVSSPEIDALRKKLEEQKSLRSQKGT; encoded by the exons ATGGATTGCAGCGAGGAAGAG TTGACGAAAATCAATGTCTTCCGATTAAACATTCTCATTCCACTGATGGAGATCTTGGACGTGTACGCGTCGTTTAAAGAAGAATTAAGTCCAGATGAGTTTTGCATTCGTTTGTTTGTTAACGAAGGCTCGAGAGAAAAATGCAAACCACATCACGATCCTGTTATGGAACGTTTCAAGAATATCGAAGAATTTAAG GCTTTGTCAGTTTCGTTGCAAAATGTAATCATCGATTTATTCATGAATATCGTTCGTTACACGGTTTTCTTGGACTCAATAAGTAAAGATTATCTGGATAAACAGAACTGTCGCAATTACAACGATTTGTCTCAGACCATAG tGTTTGTGTACATCTTATCATACAGAATATGCAGCTTGTTTTTCGAAGATTCGATCGATTGCTTCGTTCGCTTTAAAGTAAAGAAAATGTTGTCCCTCGTTGTATATCTTCTTCGCACGGAAACTCCCAATCTTTTCCATGAGAAGGGTTGCTTGACGTTCGAGGAAGATTTCGTGGAGGGAAACCTGGTTCTGCCATTTTTAGAGGCAACGCCGTGTTTAGAG AAACTACAGCAGCAGTTAAAGCAGCACATACGAAATACAAAGATTCCTAAAAAGGAATCGACTACTCCTGTGTTTATGAACGTTTTAAATCGACCAAGAACCGGTTTGAAAGTGCCACCCGGTACACCTGAA cCAGTCGAGGTAAAACAGACAGCAGCTTCGACATTAAGAGAGTGCGCGCGTGTGATCAACatggaagagaaagaaataaaaag ATTGAAAGCATTAGCCGAAGGAGGTACCGATCCAGCTTCGATACTGAAATTCCAAGAAGAAAGGCGTCAGCAACAAAAAGAGGAAGAATTATTAAAGATACAAGAGAAACATCTATTGGCTTTGCTAAGCCGTGAGAATGCTTTCATTGCGAAACAATCGCTGTTGAACGATGTGAAAGCGCACGCAGAAAGCGTTCGAAAGGAG AAGCAAGAACTTTACGACAAGTTGGAGAAATGGAGAGAGAATCACAACAGGGAGATGATGGAAATCGTTGTAAAGTGCCGCGAAGTCGAACAAGCCTCTCGTGAAGCTTTCAATGCCATGGTCGACGAGAAAAGGCAGAAAG CCGCAGAGGTGACCGAAGAATCGCGGCAATTGAAAGCCCAGTTGGTCAAgcagagagaggaagaaactGGCAGGAAAATTAAATTGATCCAAAAAATTAAGACGCTTCAATCTTTACGGGCATTGCCATCGATCAAGGATTTCGATCCAACAGAATCAAGCGGTCTTGGTCTTCTTTGTGAAATGTCCTTGGCGGAG tTGAAAGAGAGATTATTTTGGACCAAGATGAAATTGGACGAGGAAACAAAGGAGAGAAAATCTGTTATTTATCGAGAACGCGAAAGGCAGAAAAACTTGATCAACGAAACGAGAAAAGCGCTCGAAGAATATAAAGCGAGCAAGTTAGTTGTAAAACTATTACATATCGCTAATTATTTGCG GCGTGCTGTTTTTCCGGCTAAATCACGGCAACGATTACAGCCTGTTAGCTCACCAGAGATCGACGCGTTGCGAAAGAAACTGGAAGAACAGAAATCACTAAGGTCACAGAAAGGAACG
- the LOC126871922 gene encoding uncharacterized protein LOC126871922 isoform X3, whose translation MDCSEEELTKINVFRLNILIPLMEILDVYASFKEELSPDEFCIRLFVNEGSREKCKPHHDPVMERFKNIEEFKALSVSLQNVIIDLFMNIVRYTVFLDSISKDYLDKQNCRNYNDLSQTIVFVYILSYRICSLFFEDSIDCFVRFKVKKMLSLVVYLLRTETPNLFHEKGCLTFEEDFVEGNLVLPFLEATPCLEKLQQQLKQHIRNTKIPKKESTTPVFMNVLNRPRTGLKVPPGTPEPVEVKQTAASTLRECARVINMEEKEIKRLKALAEGGTDPASILKFQEERRQQQKEEELLKIQEKHLLALLSRENAFIAKQSLLNDVKAHAESVRKEKQELYDKLEKWRENHNREMMEIVVKCREVEQASREAFNAMVDEKRQKAAEVTEESRQLKAQLVKQREEETGRKIKLIQKIKTLQSLRALPSIKDFDPTESSGLGLLCEMSLAELKERLFWTKMKLDEETKERKSVIYRERERQKNLINETRKALEEYKASKRAVFPAKSRQRLQPVSSPEIDALRKKLEEQKSLRSQKGTVSISK comes from the exons ATGGATTGCAGCGAGGAAGAG TTGACGAAAATCAATGTCTTCCGATTAAACATTCTCATTCCACTGATGGAGATCTTGGACGTGTACGCGTCGTTTAAAGAAGAATTAAGTCCAGATGAGTTTTGCATTCGTTTGTTTGTTAACGAAGGCTCGAGAGAAAAATGCAAACCACATCACGATCCTGTTATGGAACGTTTCAAGAATATCGAAGAATTTAAG GCTTTGTCAGTTTCGTTGCAAAATGTAATCATCGATTTATTCATGAATATCGTTCGTTACACGGTTTTCTTGGACTCAATAAGTAAAGATTATCTGGATAAACAGAACTGTCGCAATTACAACGATTTGTCTCAGACCATAG tGTTTGTGTACATCTTATCATACAGAATATGCAGCTTGTTTTTCGAAGATTCGATCGATTGCTTCGTTCGCTTTAAAGTAAAGAAAATGTTGTCCCTCGTTGTATATCTTCTTCGCACGGAAACTCCCAATCTTTTCCATGAGAAGGGTTGCTTGACGTTCGAGGAAGATTTCGTGGAGGGAAACCTGGTTCTGCCATTTTTAGAGGCAACGCCGTGTTTAGAG AAACTACAGCAGCAGTTAAAGCAGCACATACGAAATACAAAGATTCCTAAAAAGGAATCGACTACTCCTGTGTTTATGAACGTTTTAAATCGACCAAGAACCGGTTTGAAAGTGCCACCCGGTACACCTGAA cCAGTCGAGGTAAAACAGACAGCAGCTTCGACATTAAGAGAGTGCGCGCGTGTGATCAACatggaagagaaagaaataaaaag ATTGAAAGCATTAGCCGAAGGAGGTACCGATCCAGCTTCGATACTGAAATTCCAAGAAGAAAGGCGTCAGCAACAAAAAGAGGAAGAATTATTAAAGATACAAGAGAAACATCTATTGGCTTTGCTAAGCCGTGAGAATGCTTTCATTGCGAAACAATCGCTGTTGAACGATGTGAAAGCGCACGCAGAAAGCGTTCGAAAGGAG AAGCAAGAACTTTACGACAAGTTGGAGAAATGGAGAGAGAATCACAACAGGGAGATGATGGAAATCGTTGTAAAGTGCCGCGAAGTCGAACAAGCCTCTCGTGAAGCTTTCAATGCCATGGTCGACGAGAAAAGGCAGAAAG CCGCAGAGGTGACCGAAGAATCGCGGCAATTGAAAGCCCAGTTGGTCAAgcagagagaggaagaaactGGCAGGAAAATTAAATTGATCCAAAAAATTAAGACGCTTCAATCTTTACGGGCATTGCCATCGATCAAGGATTTCGATCCAACAGAATCAAGCGGTCTTGGTCTTCTTTGTGAAATGTCCTTGGCGGAG tTGAAAGAGAGATTATTTTGGACCAAGATGAAATTGGACGAGGAAACAAAGGAGAGAAAATCTGTTATTTATCGAGAACGCGAAAGGCAGAAAAACTTGATCAACGAAACGAGAAAAGCGCTCGAAGAATATAAAGCGAGCAA GCGTGCTGTTTTTCCGGCTAAATCACGGCAACGATTACAGCCTGTTAGCTCACCAGAGATCGACGCGTTGCGAAAGAAACTGGAAGAACAGAAATCACTAAGGTCACAGAAAGGAACGGTATCTATTTcgaaataa
- the LOC126871922 gene encoding uncharacterized protein LOC126871922 isoform X4: MDCSEEELTKINVFRLNILIPLMEILDVYASFKEELSPDEFCIRLFVNEGSREKCKPHHDPVMERFKNIEEFKALSVSLQNVIIDLFMNIVRYTVFLDSISKDYLDKQNCRNYNDLSQTIVFVYILSYRICSLFFEDSIDCFVRFKVKKMLSLVVYLLRTETPNLFHEKGCLTFEEDFVEGNLVLPFLEATPCLEKLQQQLKQHIRNTKIPKKESTTPVFMNVLNRPRTGLKVPPGTPEPVEVKQTAASTLRECARVINMEEKEIKRLKALAEGGTDPASILKFQEERRQQQKEEELLKIQEKHLLALLSRENAFIAKQSLLNDVKAHAESVRKEKQELYDKLEKWRENHNREMMEIVVKCREVEQASREAFNAMVDEKRQKAAEVTEESRQLKAQLVKQREEETGRKIKLIQKIKTLQSLRALPSIKDFDPTESSGLGLLCEMSLAEACCFSG; the protein is encoded by the exons ATGGATTGCAGCGAGGAAGAG TTGACGAAAATCAATGTCTTCCGATTAAACATTCTCATTCCACTGATGGAGATCTTGGACGTGTACGCGTCGTTTAAAGAAGAATTAAGTCCAGATGAGTTTTGCATTCGTTTGTTTGTTAACGAAGGCTCGAGAGAAAAATGCAAACCACATCACGATCCTGTTATGGAACGTTTCAAGAATATCGAAGAATTTAAG GCTTTGTCAGTTTCGTTGCAAAATGTAATCATCGATTTATTCATGAATATCGTTCGTTACACGGTTTTCTTGGACTCAATAAGTAAAGATTATCTGGATAAACAGAACTGTCGCAATTACAACGATTTGTCTCAGACCATAG tGTTTGTGTACATCTTATCATACAGAATATGCAGCTTGTTTTTCGAAGATTCGATCGATTGCTTCGTTCGCTTTAAAGTAAAGAAAATGTTGTCCCTCGTTGTATATCTTCTTCGCACGGAAACTCCCAATCTTTTCCATGAGAAGGGTTGCTTGACGTTCGAGGAAGATTTCGTGGAGGGAAACCTGGTTCTGCCATTTTTAGAGGCAACGCCGTGTTTAGAG AAACTACAGCAGCAGTTAAAGCAGCACATACGAAATACAAAGATTCCTAAAAAGGAATCGACTACTCCTGTGTTTATGAACGTTTTAAATCGACCAAGAACCGGTTTGAAAGTGCCACCCGGTACACCTGAA cCAGTCGAGGTAAAACAGACAGCAGCTTCGACATTAAGAGAGTGCGCGCGTGTGATCAACatggaagagaaagaaataaaaag ATTGAAAGCATTAGCCGAAGGAGGTACCGATCCAGCTTCGATACTGAAATTCCAAGAAGAAAGGCGTCAGCAACAAAAAGAGGAAGAATTATTAAAGATACAAGAGAAACATCTATTGGCTTTGCTAAGCCGTGAGAATGCTTTCATTGCGAAACAATCGCTGTTGAACGATGTGAAAGCGCACGCAGAAAGCGTTCGAAAGGAG AAGCAAGAACTTTACGACAAGTTGGAGAAATGGAGAGAGAATCACAACAGGGAGATGATGGAAATCGTTGTAAAGTGCCGCGAAGTCGAACAAGCCTCTCGTGAAGCTTTCAATGCCATGGTCGACGAGAAAAGGCAGAAAG CCGCAGAGGTGACCGAAGAATCGCGGCAATTGAAAGCCCAGTTGGTCAAgcagagagaggaagaaactGGCAGGAAAATTAAATTGATCCAAAAAATTAAGACGCTTCAATCTTTACGGGCATTGCCATCGATCAAGGATTTCGATCCAACAGAATCAAGCGGTCTTGGTCTTCTTTGTGAAATGTCCTTGGCGGAG GCGTGCTGTTTTTCCGGCTAA
- the LOC126871922 gene encoding uncharacterized protein LOC126871922 isoform X1, producing MDCSEEELTKINVFRLNILIPLMEILDVYASFKEELSPDEFCIRLFVNEGSREKCKPHHDPVMERFKNIEEFKALSVSLQNVIIDLFMNIVRYTVFLDSISKDYLDKQNCRNYNDLSQTIVFVYILSYRICSLFFEDSIDCFVRFKVKKMLSLVVYLLRTETPNLFHEKGCLTFEEDFVEGNLVLPFLEATPCLEKLQQQLKQHIRNTKIPKKESTTPVFMNVLNRPRTGLKVPPGTPEPVEVKQTAASTLRECARVINMEEKEIKRLKALAEGGTDPASILKFQEERRQQQKEEELLKIQEKHLLALLSRENAFIAKQSLLNDVKAHAESVRKEKQELYDKLEKWRENHNREMMEIVVKCREVEQASREAFNAMVDEKRQKAAEVTEESRQLKAQLVKQREEETGRKIKLIQKIKTLQSLRALPSIKDFDPTESSGLGLLCEMSLAELKERLFWTKMKLDEETKERKSVIYRERERQKNLINETRKALEEYKASKLVVKLLHIANYLRRAVFPAKSRQRLQPVSSPEIDALRKKLEEQKSLRSQKGTVSISK from the exons ATGGATTGCAGCGAGGAAGAG TTGACGAAAATCAATGTCTTCCGATTAAACATTCTCATTCCACTGATGGAGATCTTGGACGTGTACGCGTCGTTTAAAGAAGAATTAAGTCCAGATGAGTTTTGCATTCGTTTGTTTGTTAACGAAGGCTCGAGAGAAAAATGCAAACCACATCACGATCCTGTTATGGAACGTTTCAAGAATATCGAAGAATTTAAG GCTTTGTCAGTTTCGTTGCAAAATGTAATCATCGATTTATTCATGAATATCGTTCGTTACACGGTTTTCTTGGACTCAATAAGTAAAGATTATCTGGATAAACAGAACTGTCGCAATTACAACGATTTGTCTCAGACCATAG tGTTTGTGTACATCTTATCATACAGAATATGCAGCTTGTTTTTCGAAGATTCGATCGATTGCTTCGTTCGCTTTAAAGTAAAGAAAATGTTGTCCCTCGTTGTATATCTTCTTCGCACGGAAACTCCCAATCTTTTCCATGAGAAGGGTTGCTTGACGTTCGAGGAAGATTTCGTGGAGGGAAACCTGGTTCTGCCATTTTTAGAGGCAACGCCGTGTTTAGAG AAACTACAGCAGCAGTTAAAGCAGCACATACGAAATACAAAGATTCCTAAAAAGGAATCGACTACTCCTGTGTTTATGAACGTTTTAAATCGACCAAGAACCGGTTTGAAAGTGCCACCCGGTACACCTGAA cCAGTCGAGGTAAAACAGACAGCAGCTTCGACATTAAGAGAGTGCGCGCGTGTGATCAACatggaagagaaagaaataaaaag ATTGAAAGCATTAGCCGAAGGAGGTACCGATCCAGCTTCGATACTGAAATTCCAAGAAGAAAGGCGTCAGCAACAAAAAGAGGAAGAATTATTAAAGATACAAGAGAAACATCTATTGGCTTTGCTAAGCCGTGAGAATGCTTTCATTGCGAAACAATCGCTGTTGAACGATGTGAAAGCGCACGCAGAAAGCGTTCGAAAGGAG AAGCAAGAACTTTACGACAAGTTGGAGAAATGGAGAGAGAATCACAACAGGGAGATGATGGAAATCGTTGTAAAGTGCCGCGAAGTCGAACAAGCCTCTCGTGAAGCTTTCAATGCCATGGTCGACGAGAAAAGGCAGAAAG CCGCAGAGGTGACCGAAGAATCGCGGCAATTGAAAGCCCAGTTGGTCAAgcagagagaggaagaaactGGCAGGAAAATTAAATTGATCCAAAAAATTAAGACGCTTCAATCTTTACGGGCATTGCCATCGATCAAGGATTTCGATCCAACAGAATCAAGCGGTCTTGGTCTTCTTTGTGAAATGTCCTTGGCGGAG tTGAAAGAGAGATTATTTTGGACCAAGATGAAATTGGACGAGGAAACAAAGGAGAGAAAATCTGTTATTTATCGAGAACGCGAAAGGCAGAAAAACTTGATCAACGAAACGAGAAAAGCGCTCGAAGAATATAAAGCGAGCAAGTTAGTTGTAAAACTATTACATATCGCTAATTATTTGCG GCGTGCTGTTTTTCCGGCTAAATCACGGCAACGATTACAGCCTGTTAGCTCACCAGAGATCGACGCGTTGCGAAAGAAACTGGAAGAACAGAAATCACTAAGGTCACAGAAAGGAACGGTATCTATTTcgaaataa